One segment of Mycolicibacterium baixiangningiae DNA contains the following:
- the secG gene encoding preprotein translocase subunit SecG produces the protein MVLALQITLIVTSLLVVLLVLLHRAKGGGLSTLFGGGVQSSLSGSTVVEKNLDRLTLFVVGIWVVSIVGVALQIKYS, from the coding sequence ATGGTTTTAGCGCTGCAGATCACGTTGATCGTCACCAGCTTGCTGGTGGTGCTTCTGGTGCTGCTGCATCGCGCCAAGGGCGGCGGTCTGTCGACCCTGTTCGGTGGCGGTGTCCAGTCGAGCCTCTCGGGCTCCACGGTCGTCGAGAAGAACCTCGACCGGCTGACCTTGTTCGTGGTCGGTATCTGGGTGGTCTCGATCGTCGGCGTCGCACTGCAGATCAAGTACAGCTGA
- the ppc gene encoding phosphoenolpyruvate carboxylase — MADLPEALEPIGSVTRTEVGREASEPMREDIRLLGAILGDTVREQNGEDVFDLVERARVESFRVRRSEIDRAELAGMFDGIGVRSAIPVIRAFTHFALLANVAEDIHRERRRAVHVAAGEPPQNSSLAATYAKLDSAQLDSGQVATALAGALVSPVITAHPTETRRRTVFDTQHRITELMRLRAHGNDTTDDGRDVELELRRHILTLWQTALIRLSRLKIQDEIETGLRYYRAAFFDVIPRVNAEVRSALQARWPDADLLSEPILRPGSWIGGDRDGNPNVTADVVRLATSRAAYTALEHYFVELTALQQELSMSARLVHVSDELAALADACHESARADEPYRRALRVIHGRLTATAGDILESQPEHELDLGLDRYESPAELLADLDVVDASLRAHGSAVLADDRLLRLREAVRVFGFHLSGLDMRQNSDVHEEVVAELFAWAGVHDDYASLPEPERIELLAAELATRRPLTSERAELSELAHKELGIVRAAARAVRVFGARAVPNYVISMCESVSDMLEAAVLLKEAGLLDVSGDEPYAPVGIVPLFETIDDLQRGSSILEAALDLPLYRGMVTARGDSQEVMLGYSDSNKDGGYLAANWALYRAELDLVESARKTGIRLRLFHGRGGTVGRGGGPSYDAILAQPPGAVNGSLRITEQGEVIAAKYAEPRTAHRNLETLVAATLESTLLDIEGLGGLANSAYEVLDDLASRAQRAYAELVHETPGFVDYFKASTPVSEIGALNIGSRPASRKPTTSISDLRAIPWVLAWSQSRVMLPGWYGTGSAFEQYIAEGEADGEDRLEVLQDLYRRWPFFRTVLSNMAQVLAKSDLGLAARYSELVSDEALRRRVFDKIAEEHERTIRMHRLVTGQDDLLADNPALARSVFNRFPYLEPLNHLQVELLRRYRSGDEDELVQRGILLTMSGLATALRNSG; from the coding sequence ATGGCTGACCTCCCAGAAGCGCTCGAACCGATCGGCTCGGTGACCCGTACCGAGGTAGGTCGCGAAGCCAGCGAGCCGATGCGGGAAGACATCCGGCTGTTGGGTGCCATCCTCGGCGACACGGTGCGCGAACAGAACGGCGAGGACGTCTTCGACCTCGTCGAACGCGCCCGGGTGGAGTCCTTCCGGGTGCGCCGCTCAGAGATCGACCGCGCCGAACTCGCCGGAATGTTCGACGGCATCGGGGTGCGCTCCGCGATCCCCGTCATCCGCGCGTTCACGCACTTCGCTTTGTTGGCCAACGTGGCCGAGGACATCCACCGCGAACGCCGCCGCGCCGTCCACGTGGCGGCGGGCGAACCGCCCCAGAACAGCAGCCTCGCCGCGACATACGCGAAACTCGACTCTGCACAACTCGATTCCGGCCAGGTGGCCACGGCGCTGGCCGGGGCCCTGGTGTCACCGGTCATCACCGCGCATCCGACCGAGACCCGCAGGCGCACGGTCTTCGACACCCAGCACCGCATCACCGAACTCATGCGCCTGCGGGCCCACGGGAACGACACCACCGACGACGGCCGCGACGTCGAACTCGAGCTGCGCCGGCACATCCTCACGCTGTGGCAGACCGCGCTGATCCGGTTGTCACGCTTGAAGATCCAGGACGAGATCGAGACCGGCCTGCGCTACTACCGGGCGGCGTTCTTCGACGTCATCCCGCGCGTCAACGCCGAGGTGCGGTCGGCGCTGCAGGCCAGGTGGCCCGATGCCGACCTGCTGTCCGAACCAATCCTGCGGCCGGGCTCGTGGATCGGCGGCGACCGGGACGGCAACCCCAACGTCACCGCAGACGTGGTCCGCCTGGCCACCTCTCGCGCCGCCTACACCGCACTCGAACACTATTTCGTCGAGTTGACCGCGCTCCAACAGGAACTGTCCATGTCGGCGCGGCTGGTCCACGTCAGCGACGAACTCGCCGCGCTCGCCGATGCGTGTCACGAGTCCGCCCGCGCCGACGAGCCGTACCGTCGGGCGCTGCGGGTGATTCACGGCAGGCTCACCGCCACTGCCGGCGACATCCTGGAGAGCCAACCCGAACACGAGCTCGACCTCGGGCTGGACCGCTACGAGTCGCCCGCCGAGTTGTTGGCGGATCTGGATGTCGTCGACGCGTCGCTGCGAGCCCACGGTAGCGCCGTACTGGCCGACGACCGGCTGTTACGGCTCCGAGAAGCCGTGCGCGTGTTCGGTTTCCACCTGTCCGGCCTGGACATGCGACAGAACTCCGACGTGCACGAGGAGGTCGTGGCCGAGCTGTTCGCGTGGGCCGGGGTGCACGACGACTACGCGTCGCTGCCGGAACCGGAACGTATCGAGTTGCTGGCCGCCGAGCTCGCCACCCGCCGCCCGCTGACTTCCGAGCGGGCCGAGCTGTCGGAGCTGGCGCACAAGGAACTGGGCATCGTCCGGGCGGCGGCACGCGCGGTGCGGGTGTTCGGGGCGCGAGCGGTGCCCAACTACGTCATCTCGATGTGCGAGTCGGTGTCGGACATGCTCGAGGCGGCGGTCCTGCTCAAAGAGGCCGGGCTGCTTGACGTCTCGGGAGACGAACCGTATGCGCCGGTGGGCATCGTTCCGCTGTTCGAGACGATCGACGACCTGCAGCGCGGATCGTCGATCCTCGAGGCGGCCCTCGACCTTCCGCTGTACCGCGGGATGGTCACCGCCCGGGGCGACAGCCAGGAGGTCATGCTCGGCTACTCAGACTCGAACAAGGACGGCGGATACCTCGCCGCGAACTGGGCGCTCTACCGAGCCGAACTCGACCTCGTCGAATCGGCCCGCAAAACCGGGATCCGGCTGCGGCTCTTCCACGGCCGCGGTGGCACCGTCGGCCGCGGCGGTGGACCGAGTTACGACGCGATCCTGGCCCAACCGCCGGGCGCGGTGAACGGTTCGCTGCGGATCACCGAACAGGGTGAGGTGATCGCCGCCAAGTACGCCGAACCGCGCACCGCCCACCGCAACCTCGAGACGCTGGTGGCCGCGACGCTGGAGTCGACGCTGCTCGACATCGAAGGTCTTGGGGGACTCGCCAACAGCGCCTACGAGGTGCTCGACGACCTCGCGTCGCGGGCCCAGCGCGCGTATGCCGAACTCGTCCACGAGACACCGGGATTCGTCGACTACTTCAAGGCGTCCACGCCGGTGAGTGAGATCGGGGCGCTCAACATCGGCAGCAGGCCGGCCTCGCGCAAGCCGACGACGTCGATCTCCGATCTGCGTGCCATTCCGTGGGTGCTCGCCTGGAGCCAGTCACGGGTCATGCTGCCCGGCTGGTACGGCACCGGCAGCGCGTTCGAGCAGTACATTGCCGAAGGGGAGGCCGACGGTGAGGACCGGCTGGAGGTGCTGCAGGATCTCTACCGGCGCTGGCCGTTCTTCCGCACGGTGCTGTCCAACATGGCGCAGGTGCTGGCGAAGTCGGATCTCGGTCTGGCCGCGCGGTATTCCGAACTGGTCTCCGACGAGGCCCTGCGGCGCCGGGTGTTCGACAAGATCGCGGAAGAGCACGAGCGCACCATTCGCATGCACCGGCTCGTCACCGGCCAGGACGATCTGCTCGCCGACAACCCGGCGCTGGCGCGGTCGGTGTTCAATCGGTTCCCCTACCTCGAACCGCTCAACCACCTACAGGTCGAGCTGCTGCGCCGGTACCGGTCCGGCGACGAGGACGAGTTGGTGCAGCGGGGCATCCTGCTCACCATGAGCGGGTTGGCGACCGCGCTGCGCAACAGCGGCTAA
- the tpiA gene encoding triose-phosphate isomerase, protein MARKPLIAGNWKMNLNHFEAIALVQKIAFSLPDKYFDKVDVTVIPPFTDLRSVQTLVDGDRLRLTYGAQDVSQHDSGAYTGEISGAFLAKLGCTFAVVGHSERRTYHHEDDALVAAKATAAFRHGITPIVCIGEHLEVREAGNHVEHNVEQLRGSLAGLTSEQIGQAVIAYEPVWAIGTGRVASAADAQEVCKAIRDELGKLSSPQLAAGVRVLYGGSVSAKNVGEIVAQEDVDGALVGGASLDGEQFAILSAIAAGGPLP, encoded by the coding sequence ATGGCCCGTAAGCCGCTGATCGCCGGCAACTGGAAGATGAACCTCAACCACTTCGAGGCCATCGCACTGGTACAGAAGATCGCCTTCTCGCTGCCGGACAAGTACTTCGACAAGGTGGACGTGACGGTGATCCCGCCGTTCACCGACCTGCGCAGCGTGCAGACCCTGGTCGACGGCGACAGGCTGCGCCTGACGTACGGCGCCCAGGACGTCTCCCAGCACGACTCCGGCGCCTACACCGGCGAGATCAGCGGGGCGTTCCTGGCCAAGCTGGGCTGCACCTTCGCCGTCGTCGGGCACTCGGAGCGCCGCACCTATCACCACGAAGACGACGCGCTGGTGGCCGCCAAGGCCACCGCAGCATTCCGGCACGGCATCACGCCGATCGTCTGCATCGGTGAGCACCTCGAGGTGCGTGAGGCGGGCAACCACGTCGAGCACAACGTCGAGCAGCTGCGTGGTTCGCTGGCGGGCCTGACCTCGGAGCAGATCGGTCAGGCTGTCATCGCATACGAACCGGTCTGGGCGATCGGAACCGGCCGGGTGGCCAGCGCCGCCGACGCGCAGGAGGTGTGCAAGGCGATCCGGGACGAGCTCGGCAAGCTGTCCTCGCCGCAGCTGGCCGCCGGGGTCCGCGTGCTCTACGGCGGTTCGGTCAGTGCCAAGAACGTCGGCGAGATCGTCGCGCAGGAGGATGTGGACGGCGCGCTGGTGGGCGGTGCCTCGCTCGACGGCGAACAATTCGCCATCTTGTCGGCGATCGCCGCAGGTGGGCCGCTACCTTGA
- a CDS encoding phosphoglycerate kinase, whose translation MAVKTLDDLLKDGVEGRGVLVRSDLNVPLDDDGAITDPGRIIASVPTLQKLAEAGAKVIVTAHLGRPKGGPDPKFSLKPVAAALGEHLGRHVQLAGDVVGTDALARAEGLTDGDVLLLENIRFDARETSKDDGERLALAKALVELVDSPGGPTPAFVSDGFGVVHRKQASVYDIATLLPHYAGTLVAAEVKVLEQLTSSTDRPYAVVLGGSKVSDKLAVIESLAKKADSLVIGGGMCFTFLASQGVSVGKSLVQPEMVDTCRELLETYGDVIHLPVDIVVAPEFSADAEPETVSAERIPDDKMGLDIGPESVKRFTTLLSNAKTVFWNGPMGVFEFPAFAAGTKGVAEAIIGATGKGGFSVVGGGDSAAAVRQLGLGEDGFSHISTGGGASLEYLEGKELPGIRVLES comes from the coding sequence ATGGCCGTCAAGACGCTTGACGATCTGCTGAAGGACGGCGTCGAGGGCCGGGGCGTCTTGGTGCGCTCCGACCTCAACGTGCCCCTCGACGATGACGGCGCCATCACCGATCCGGGCCGGATCATCGCCTCGGTTCCGACGTTGCAGAAGCTGGCCGAAGCCGGCGCGAAGGTCATCGTCACCGCCCACCTCGGCAGGCCGAAGGGCGGGCCCGACCCGAAGTTCTCGCTGAAGCCCGTCGCCGCCGCCCTCGGTGAACACCTCGGCCGGCACGTGCAGCTGGCAGGCGACGTCGTCGGCACCGATGCGCTCGCGCGCGCCGAAGGCCTCACCGACGGTGACGTCCTGCTCCTGGAGAACATCCGCTTCGACGCGCGGGAGACCAGCAAGGACGACGGCGAACGGTTGGCTCTGGCCAAGGCGCTGGTCGAACTCGTCGACTCACCAGGTGGGCCGACGCCCGCTTTCGTCTCCGACGGCTTCGGCGTGGTGCACCGCAAGCAGGCGTCGGTGTACGACATCGCCACGCTGCTACCGCATTACGCGGGCACGCTGGTGGCCGCCGAGGTGAAGGTCCTCGAACAACTCACCAGCTCGACCGACCGCCCGTATGCGGTGGTGCTCGGCGGCTCGAAGGTCTCCGACAAGCTCGCGGTCATCGAATCGCTGGCGAAGAAGGCCGACAGCCTGGTGATCGGCGGCGGGATGTGCTTCACATTCCTTGCCTCCCAAGGGGTCTCGGTCGGCAAGTCGCTGGTGCAGCCGGAGATGGTCGACACCTGCCGCGAACTGCTCGAGACCTACGGCGACGTGATCCACCTGCCCGTCGACATCGTGGTCGCCCCGGAGTTTTCCGCCGACGCCGAGCCGGAAACCGTTTCTGCGGAACGTATTCCGGACGACAAGATGGGCCTGGACATCGGCCCGGAGTCGGTGAAGCGGTTCACCACACTGCTGTCGAACGCCAAGACGGTGTTCTGGAACGGCCCGATGGGGGTGTTCGAATTCCCCGCGTTCGCCGCGGGCACGAAGGGTGTGGCCGAGGCGATCATCGGCGCGACCGGTAAGGGCGGGTTCAGCGTCGTCGGTGGCGGGGACAGTGCCGCGGCGGTGCGCCAACTCGGTCTGGGGGAGGACGGCTTCTCCCACATCTCGACCGGTGGTGGCGCGTCGCTGGAATACCTCGAAGGCAAAGAACTGCCCGGCATCCGAGTACTGGAGTCCTGA
- a CDS encoding ABC transporter substrate-binding protein, whose amino-acid sequence MGTLRVGVMVPVPPFTQGDGGEPAGLDIDLMSAIASSLGDEVEFVGHETFDALFDALAAGDVDCVTGGATVTPEREKRATFAPPYLITGQALAADTGRHPHVHSVDDLGGLTIGVRRGSTGRPIAERLVAEGRAKAVAVCDQAGLPIGDCDAFIALAPVLTELTKPLTGVDVVQKGLSVENVAVAVADHDQQMLSRIAVAQAELEEAGTLQQIRRKWLGNPYADQTLAVH is encoded by the coding sequence ATGGGCACTCTCAGAGTCGGCGTCATGGTCCCGGTCCCGCCGTTCACGCAGGGCGACGGCGGCGAGCCCGCCGGACTCGACATCGACCTCATGTCCGCGATCGCGAGCTCCTTGGGCGACGAGGTGGAGTTCGTCGGTCACGAGACTTTCGACGCCCTCTTCGACGCGCTCGCGGCCGGTGACGTCGACTGCGTGACGGGCGGCGCCACCGTCACCCCCGAGCGGGAGAAGAGGGCGACCTTCGCGCCGCCCTACCTGATCACCGGCCAGGCGCTCGCGGCCGACACCGGGCGGCACCCACACGTGCACTCCGTCGACGACCTCGGCGGCCTCACGATCGGCGTACGGCGGGGCAGCACCGGCCGGCCGATCGCCGAGCGGCTCGTCGCCGAGGGCCGGGCGAAGGCGGTCGCCGTGTGCGACCAGGCGGGACTGCCCATCGGTGACTGCGACGCGTTCATCGCGCTCGCCCCGGTACTCACCGAGCTGACCAAACCGCTCACCGGTGTCGACGTCGTGCAGAAGGGCCTGTCCGTCGAGAACGTCGCGGTCGCGGTCGCCGACCACGATCAGCAGATGCTGAGCCGGATCGCCGTCGCGCAGGCCGAGTTGGAGGAAGCGGGCACCCTGCAGCAGATCCGCCGGAAATGGCTCGGCAATCCGTACGCCGACCAGACCCTGGCCGTGCACTGA
- a CDS encoding MBL fold metallo-hydrolase: MKIRRLGWAGIEVISANGSSLVVDYIHDFALLTATQPHGVYAAHGQPAIAALVTHLHEDHTDIGAVVSAVGPTGLLLRPPPLAATAEEAAFTEPREADLADSTLQVRAVADWERVEVAPFTVTAVPAVDGLGDPQVNWVIEADGHRIFHGGDTVFHGYWWLIAQRAGPIDVAVLPINGPTVRAPHLLPPSTVPAVMTPEQAVQAAVILHATTVVPIHFGVHQPPVYVEQDDALHRLAAAADGSGLTVVTLAPGESTDVPTAS; encoded by the coding sequence TTGAAGATTCGACGTCTCGGCTGGGCCGGGATCGAAGTCATCAGCGCAAATGGCTCGTCGCTGGTCGTGGACTACATCCACGACTTCGCGCTGCTGACCGCGACACAACCCCACGGCGTCTACGCCGCGCACGGTCAACCCGCCATCGCGGCACTGGTCACCCACCTGCACGAAGACCACACCGACATCGGTGCGGTCGTGTCCGCGGTAGGCCCCACCGGGCTGCTCCTGCGTCCCCCACCGTTGGCCGCCACCGCCGAGGAGGCGGCGTTCACCGAGCCCCGAGAAGCCGATCTCGCCGACAGCACGTTGCAGGTCCGCGCCGTCGCCGACTGGGAGCGCGTGGAGGTGGCGCCGTTCACGGTCACCGCGGTCCCCGCCGTCGACGGTCTGGGCGACCCCCAGGTGAACTGGGTCATCGAGGCCGATGGTCACCGCATCTTCCACGGCGGGGACACCGTGTTCCACGGGTACTGGTGGCTGATCGCCCAGCGTGCCGGACCGATCGACGTGGCCGTGCTGCCGATCAACGGGCCTACGGTCCGGGCGCCGCACCTACTCCCCCCCAGCACGGTGCCCGCGGTGATGACACCCGAACAAGCCGTGCAGGCCGCGGTGATCCTGCACGCGACCACCGTGGTGCCCATTCACTTCGGCGTGCACCAGCCGCCCGTCTACGTCGAGCAGGACGATGCCTTGCACCGGCTCGCCGCTGCCGCCGACGGGTCGGGGCTCACCGTGGTGACGTTGGCTCCCGGGGAGAGCACCGACGTGCCGACGGCGTCCTGA
- the gap gene encoding type I glyceraldehyde-3-phosphate dehydrogenase, with translation MTIRVGVNGFGRIGRNFFRALAAQKLEGKNTDVEIVAVNDLTDNATLAHLLKFDSILGRLPYDVSVDGDEIIVGGNKLKGLSIKEGPAALPWGDLGVDVVVESTGIFTARAKAQGHLDAGAKKVIISAPASDEDITIVLGVNDDKYDGSQNIISNASCTTNCLGPLAKVLNDEFGIVKGLMTTIHAYTQDQNLQDGPHKDLRRARAAAINIVPTSTGAAKAIGLVLPELKGKLDGYALRVPIPTGSVTDLTAELNKPGTVDEINAAFKAAADGPLKGILKYYDAPIVSSDIVTDPHSSLFDSGLTKVIDNQAKVVSWYDNEWGYSNRLVDLVALVGKSL, from the coding sequence GTGACCATCCGGGTAGGCGTCAACGGCTTCGGCCGCATCGGCCGTAACTTCTTCCGGGCATTGGCCGCCCAGAAGCTCGAGGGTAAGAACACCGACGTCGAGATCGTGGCGGTCAACGACCTCACCGACAACGCGACCCTCGCGCACCTGCTGAAATTCGACTCGATCCTCGGCCGGCTCCCGTACGACGTCAGCGTCGACGGCGACGAGATCATCGTCGGCGGAAACAAGCTCAAGGGCCTGTCGATCAAAGAAGGTCCCGCAGCGCTGCCCTGGGGTGACCTCGGTGTCGACGTCGTCGTCGAGTCGACCGGTATCTTCACCGCCCGCGCCAAAGCGCAGGGCCACCTCGACGCGGGTGCCAAGAAGGTCATCATCTCCGCGCCGGCCAGCGACGAGGACATCACCATCGTGCTCGGCGTCAACGACGACAAGTACGACGGCAGCCAGAACATCATCTCCAACGCCTCGTGCACCACGAACTGCCTCGGCCCGCTGGCCAAGGTCCTCAATGACGAATTCGGCATCGTCAAGGGCCTGATGACGACGATCCACGCCTACACCCAGGACCAGAACCTGCAGGACGGGCCGCACAAGGACCTGCGCCGCGCCCGCGCCGCCGCCATCAACATCGTGCCCACCTCGACGGGCGCCGCGAAGGCCATCGGCCTGGTGCTCCCGGAGCTCAAGGGCAAGCTCGACGGCTATGCGCTGCGCGTGCCGATCCCCACGGGTTCGGTCACCGACCTGACCGCGGAGCTCAACAAGCCGGGCACCGTCGACGAGATCAACGCCGCGTTCAAGGCCGCCGCGGACGGACCGCTCAAGGGCATTCTCAAGTACTACGACGCCCCGATCGTCTCCAGCGACATCGTCACCGACCCGCACAGCTCGCTCTTCGACAGCGGTCTGACCAAGGTCATCGACAACCAGGCCAAGGTCGTCTCCTGGTACGACAACGAGTGGGGCTACTCGAACCGCCTCGTCGACCTGGTCGCGCTGGTGGGTAAGTCGCTCTAG